AGCCTCTAAAGTTGGAGTAGTGACTCCAGCTAACTACAACACCCCAAGCCAAATCGTTATCGGTGGTGAGGTGGCTGCGGTTGACCGCGCAGTTGAACTCTTGCAGGAAGCAGGAGCAAAACGATTGATTCCTTTAAATGTATCTGGTCCTTTCCATACAGCTCTTCTTGAGCCAGCCAGTCAGCAACTAGCTGGAGCTCTTGAAGGAGTGAGTTTTTCTGACTTTACTTGCCCACTAGTCGGCAATACGGAAGCTGCTGTCATGGAAAAAGGTCGAATCCAAGAGCTTTTGACGCGTCAGGTCAAAGAACCTGTCCGTTTTTATGAAAGTATTGCTGTGATGCAGAATGCTGGGGTAACCAACTTTATTGAAATTGGTCCGGGTAAGGTCCTATCAGGCTTTGTCAAAAAAATCGATAAAACAGCTCAGCTAGCTAACGTTGAAGACCAAGCAAGCTTGGATGCTTTGTTAGGAAACTAATGATTCCTTCTCCCACAAAATACAACAGGAAATAGGAGAAATAGAATGCAACTTACAAACAAAAATGTCTTTGTAACAGGTTCAAGTCGTGGTATCGGACTTGCCATTGCTCACAAATTTGCTCAACTAGGCGCTAATGTAGTTTTGAATAGTCGTGGAGCAATCTCAGAAGAATTGCTGGCTGAGTTTTCAAACTACGGTGTCAAAGTAGTACCGATCTCAGGTGATGTTTCAGACTTTGCAGATGCCAAGCGTATGGTAGATCAAGCGATTGCAGAACTCGGTTCTGTTGATGTCTTGGTCAACAATGCTGGGATCACTCAAGATACGCTTATGCTCAAGATGACTGAAGAAGACTTTGAAAAAGTGATTAAGATCAACTTGACAGGTGCCTTCAACATGACGCAAGCAGTCTTGAAACAGATGATTAAGGCACGTGAAGGTGCGATCATCAACATGTCTAGTGTGGTTGGTTTGATGGGAAATATCGGACAAGCCAACTATGCAGCTTCTAAAGCAGGTTTGATTGGTTTTACCAAGTCAGTTGCACGTGAAGTTGCCAATCGTAATGTTCGCGTAAATGCTCTTGCACCAGGAATGATCGAGTCAGATATGACGGCTGTTTTGTCTGATAAGGTCAAGGAAGCGACATTGGCACAAATCCCAATGAAACAGTTTGGTCAAGCAGATCATATCGCAGATGCTACAGTGTTCCTGGCCGGACAGGATTATTTGACTGGACAAGTTCTCGCTGTTGATGGCGGACTTAGCATGTAAAAAATAAGGAAAGATATAGGTAAGACAGATGAAACTAAATCGAGTTGTAGTAACAGGTTACGGATTGACCTCTCCTATCGGAAATACTCCAGAAGAATTTTGGAACAGTTTGCAAACTGGAAAAATTGGAATTGGAGAAATCACTAAATTTGACCACAGCGAATTTGCTGTGCACAATGCAGCAGAAGTCCAAGATTTCCCATTTGATAAATACTTTGTAAAAAAAGATACTAACCGTTTTGACAACTATTCTTTGTATGCCTTGTATGCGGCTCAAGAAGCGGTGACAAATGCAAATCTTGATGTAGAAGCAATCGATAAAGATCGCTTTGGTGTCATCGTGGCTTCTGGTATTGGGGGAATTAAAGAAATCGAAGATCAGGTTATCCGTCTTCATGAAAAAGGTCCAAAACGCGTTAAACCAATGACACTTCCAAAAGCCTTGCCAAATATGGCATCAGGAAATGTTGCCATGCGCTTCGGAGCAAACGGCATCTGTAAATCAATCAATACAGCCTGCGCCTCATCAAATGATGCCATCGGAGATGCCTTCCGTTCAATCAAGTTTGGTTTCCAAGATGTCATGTTAGTTGGTGGATCAGAATCATCTATCACTCCTTTTGCTATCGCTGGTTTCCAAGCTTTGACCGCCCTATCAACTACAGAGGATCCAACTCGTGCTTCTATCCCATTTGACAAAGATCGTAACGGATTTGTGATGGGAGAAGGTTCAGGAATGTTGGTTCTTGAAAGCCTTGAACATGCTGAAAAACGTGGTGCAACTATCTTGGCTGAAGTAGTTGGCTATGGTAATACCTGTGACGCTTACCATATGACTTCACCTCATCCAGAAGGTCAAGGTGCGATTAAGGCTATGAAGTTAGCTTTGGAAGAAGCCGAAATTTCTCCAGAGCAAGTGGCTTACGTCAATGCCCACGGAACTTCAACTCCTGCTAATGAAAAAGGAGAAAGTGGCGCAATCGTAGCTGTTCTTGGTAAAGAAGTTCCTGTATCTTCAACCAAGTCCTTTACAGGACACTTGCTTGGTGCTGCAGGGGCAGTAGAAGCCATCGCTACCATCGAAGCTATGCGTCATAACTATGTACCAATGACAGCTGGAACAAGCGAGTTATCAGACTATATCGAAGCGAATGTCGTTTATGGACAAGGCTTGGAGCAAGAAATCCCTTATGCTATTTCAAACACTTTTGGTTTTGGTGGACACAATGCGGTTCTTGCTTTCAAACGTTGGGAGAATAAATAATTATGAATTTAAATGAGATCAAGGACTTGATGGCGCAATTTGACCAATCAAGTTTGAGAGAATTTTCTTATAAAAATGGAACGGATGAATTGCAGTTTAGTAAGAATGAAGCAAGAATGGCTTCTGAAGCACCAGCTCAAGTTGCTCCAGTGCCAACTACAGTAGCTGCAAATCCAGTAGTTTCTGCCCCTTCAACTCCAGTAGAGAGTGCAGTGGAAGAAGCTCCAGCACCAGCTGAAACGACGGTTGCTCCAGAGGGTGATGTCGTTGAGAGTCCACTTGTAGGGGTGGCTTACTTGGCTGCTGGACCAGATAAACCTGCCTTTGTCACAGTCGGAGACAGTGTTAAAAAAGGTCAGACTTTGGTGATCATCGAAGCCATGAAAGTCATGAATGAAATCCCTGCACCTAAGGATGGTGTGGTGACAGAAATTCTCGTTTCAAATGAAGAAATGGTTGAGTTCGGTAAAGGATTGGTACGTATCAAATGATCGATATTCAAGGAATCAAAGAAGCTCTACCCCATCGCTACCCCATGCTCCTAGTGGATCGTGTCTTGGAAGTGAGCGAGGATACCATTGTTGCCATTAAAAATGTGACCATCAACGAACCTTTCTTTAATGGTCATTTTCCACAATACCCAGTTATGCCAGGTGTTCTTATCATGGAAGCCTTGGCACAGACTGCTGGTGTCTTGGAATTGTCCAAGCCTGAAAATAAAGGGAAACTGGTCTTCTATGCTGGCATGGACAAGGTTAAGTTTAAGAAGCAAGTTGTACCAGGTGATCAATTAGTCATGACGGCTACTTTTGTCAAACGTCGTGGTACGATTGCTGTGGTTGAAGCAAAGGCTGAAGTGGATGGCAAGCTTGCGGCGAGTGGTACTCTTACCTTTGCAATTGGAAACTAAGGAGGTTCTCCATGTTTCGTAAAATTTTGATTGCCAACCGTGGTGAGATTGCGGTTCGCATTATCCGAGCTGCGCGTGAATTGGGCATTGCGACCGTTGCAGTCTATTCAACAGCTGATAAGGAAGCTCTTCACACACTCCTAGCGGATGAAGCTATCTGTATCGGACCCGGTAAGGCGACAGAATCTTATCTCAATATCAATGCGATTTTATCTGCTGCAGTCTTGACAGAAGCAGAAGCCATCCACCCAGGTTTTGGTTTTCTTAGCGAAAACTCCAAGTTTGCCACTATGTGTGACGAAGTGGGGATCAAGTTCATCGGTCCTTCTGGGGCTGTGATGGATACCATGGGAGATAAGATCAATGCGCGTGAGCAAATGATCAAGGCTGGGGTTCCAGTTATCCCAGGATCTGATGGTGAAGTTCACACGGCTGAAGAGGCCCT
Above is a window of Streptococcus oralis subsp. dentisani DNA encoding:
- the fabD gene encoding ACP S-malonyltransferase produces the protein MTKTAFLFAGQGAQYLGMGRDLYDCYPIVKETIDQASQVLGYDLRDLIDKEETKLNQTRYTQPAILATSVSIYRLLKEKGYQPDMVAGLSLGEYSALVASGALDFEEAVALVAKRGAYMEEAAPAGSGKMVAVLNTPVEVIEEACETASKVGVVTPANYNTPSQIVIGGEVAAVDRAVELLQEAGAKRLIPLNVSGPFHTALLEPASQQLAGALEGVSFSDFTCPLVGNTEAAVMEKGRIQELLTRQVKEPVRFYESIAVMQNAGVTNFIEIGPGKVLSGFVKKIDKTAQLANVEDQASLDALLGN
- the fabG gene encoding 3-oxoacyl-[acyl-carrier-protein] reductase, coding for MQLTNKNVFVTGSSRGIGLAIAHKFAQLGANVVLNSRGAISEELLAEFSNYGVKVVPISGDVSDFADAKRMVDQAIAELGSVDVLVNNAGITQDTLMLKMTEEDFEKVIKINLTGAFNMTQAVLKQMIKAREGAIINMSSVVGLMGNIGQANYAASKAGLIGFTKSVAREVANRNVRVNALAPGMIESDMTAVLSDKVKEATLAQIPMKQFGQADHIADATVFLAGQDYLTGQVLAVDGGLSM
- the fabF gene encoding beta-ketoacyl-ACP synthase II, which translates into the protein MKLNRVVVTGYGLTSPIGNTPEEFWNSLQTGKIGIGEITKFDHSEFAVHNAAEVQDFPFDKYFVKKDTNRFDNYSLYALYAAQEAVTNANLDVEAIDKDRFGVIVASGIGGIKEIEDQVIRLHEKGPKRVKPMTLPKALPNMASGNVAMRFGANGICKSINTACASSNDAIGDAFRSIKFGFQDVMLVGGSESSITPFAIAGFQALTALSTTEDPTRASIPFDKDRNGFVMGEGSGMLVLESLEHAEKRGATILAEVVGYGNTCDAYHMTSPHPEGQGAIKAMKLALEEAEISPEQVAYVNAHGTSTPANEKGESGAIVAVLGKEVPVSSTKSFTGHLLGAAGAVEAIATIEAMRHNYVPMTAGTSELSDYIEANVVYGQGLEQEIPYAISNTFGFGGHNAVLAFKRWENK
- the accB gene encoding acetyl-CoA carboxylase biotin carboxyl carrier protein, with the protein product MNLNEIKDLMAQFDQSSLREFSYKNGTDELQFSKNEARMASEAPAQVAPVPTTVAANPVVSAPSTPVESAVEEAPAPAETTVAPEGDVVESPLVGVAYLAAGPDKPAFVTVGDSVKKGQTLVIIEAMKVMNEIPAPKDGVVTEILVSNEEMVEFGKGLVRIK
- the fabZ gene encoding 3-hydroxyacyl-ACP dehydratase FabZ, which codes for MIDIQGIKEALPHRYPMLLVDRVLEVSEDTIVAIKNVTINEPFFNGHFPQYPVMPGVLIMEALAQTAGVLELSKPENKGKLVFYAGMDKVKFKKQVVPGDQLVMTATFVKRRGTIAVVEAKAEVDGKLAASGTLTFAIGN